The genomic stretch CGAGTAGGCGTGGATGCACTCCACGGCGGCTGCCGGGGCGTCCAGCGTGTTATCGCTGATGCCAAACATATTGCCTGTGGCGTACACCAGGAACGGGCGCAGGCGCTTTCCACCCAAGAGTGCGCCATAGTGCATGGCTTCAACCAGAGGAGTGTTCTGAAAAGGCTGTGGCGCAATAAAACGGCGCAGGGCGTCGTTGGCGCGTACGACACGCGCCTGAAGCTCGTTGGAAAAATCCATTTACTCGGCGTCCGGTGTGAAAGGCGTGGTTTTCGCGTCTTCGCTGTCGGAAAGCAGGATCTGCACGCGCTGCTCGGCCTGCTGCAGTTTGACCTGCCCCTGGCGCGCCAGCTGCACGCCACGCTCGAATTCGTTGAGCGCCTCTTCCAGCGGGAGATCGCCGCTCTCAAGACGGGTAACGATTTGCTCCAGTTCACTCAGCGCAGTTTCGAAACTGGCCGGTGCGTCGTTCTTCTTCGGCATAGTGAATTGACTCTTATATTCTCAGCCCCGACATGGTAACGGACTCAGGGCAATTATCAAATAACGCGCAATGTGCACAGGAGCGGCGCGATGGTGGTATACTTGCGCGCCTGGATGCAGCCACGGGTGTGGGCTGCTGTACTCTTTTCCATTACAAGCCTTAATACGCTTGCCTAAGAAACATTGCCGCCATGAAGTTTATCATTAAATTGTTCCCTGAAATCACCATCAAAAGCCAATCTGTGCGTTTGCGCTTTATTAAAATTCTCACCGGGAACATTCGTAACGTATTAAAGCACTACGACGAAACCCTCGCCGTGGTGCGCCACTGGGATCACGTTGAAGTGCGCGCCAAAGACGAAAATAAACGTCAGGATATTCGCGACGCGCTGACCCGTATTCCGGGGATCCACCATATCCTGGAAGTGGAAGATGTTCCGTTCAGCGATATGCACGACATCTTCGAGAAAGCGCTGGTCCAGTACCGCGATCAGATCGAAGGCAAAACCTTCTGCGTGCGCGTGAAGCGTCGCGGCAAGCACGAGTTCAGCTCTATTGAAGTGGAACGTTACGTCGGCGGCGGTTTGAACCAGCACGTTGAAACGGCTCGCGTTCGTCTGACCAACCCGGACGTGACCGTGAACCTGGAGATCGAAAACGATCGCCTGCTGCTGGTGAAAGGGCGCTATGAAGGTATCGGCGGCTTCCCGATCGGCACCCAGGAAGACGTCCTGTCCCTCATCTCC from Enterobacter dykesii encodes the following:
- the xseB gene encoding exodeoxyribonuclease VII small subunit, whose translation is MPKKNDAPASFETALSELEQIVTRLESGDLPLEEALNEFERGVQLARQGQVKLQQAEQRVQILLSDSEDAKTTPFTPDAE